CTCCGGGAGGAGGCGGGCGAGCACGGCTCCAGGGCGTGGGGGCAGGTGGGAGGAGTGAACATCCTTGCCCTGTCACCTAGGAGGAGACGCGATGGTGCTCCCGGGCAAGGGAATCCGTTGGAAGGAGTTCTTCACCGACCTGAAGAACGAATACCAGAACGACAAGGTGAGCAACGTGGCCGGCGCCGTGACGTTCTTCGGCGTGTTGGCGCTGTTTCCCTTCATCCTGTTCCTCGTGGCGCTCGCGAGCGTCATCATCGATCCCGCCCAGGCCGAGGTGCTCATCAAGGAGCTGGGCCGGGTGGCTCCGGAGGCGGTGACCCAGATATTGGGCCAGCGGCTGCACGACCTGGCGGCGAGCAACAGCGTGGGGCTGCTGTCGGTGGGTGCGTTGGGCGCGGTGTGGGCCGCGTCGGGCGGGGTGGTGGCGCTGATGGACGCGCTCAACACCGTCTATGACGTGAAGGAGTCCCGGCCCTTCTGGAAGGTGCGCGGCATCGCCATCCTGGTGGCGCTGGGGGGAGCGGCGCTCTCCATCCTCGCCTCGCTGGCCATGGTGGGCACGCCAGCCGTCGCGAAGTGGTTGGGGGAGCCGCTCGGCACCGTGGTGACGTGGCTGCGGCTGCCCGTGGCGGGCCTGCTCATGATGCTGGTCTGGGCGCTCATCTACTACGTGCTCCCGGACGTGAAGCAGACGTTCAAGTTCATCTCGCCCGGCTCGGTGGTGGGCGTCATCATCTGGCTGCTCGCGTCCTGGGGCTTCTCGGTCTACGTGCGCAACTTCGGCAGCTACGACGCGAACTACGGCGCGCTCGGCGGTGTCATCGTCATGCTGCTGTGGATGTGGATCTCCTCGCAGGTCATCCTGCTGGGCGCGGAGATCAACTCCGTGCTCGAGCACAGGTCGCCAGAGGGCAAGGCCCCGGGGGAGAAGCGCCCGGGCGAGCACGGTGGCCCTCGCAGCATGACCAAGAGCGAGAAGAAGGATCGGGAGCGCAAGGAGATCGAGGAGCGCTTGCGCCCCCCGCCGCCGCGGCGGCCCGAGCCGGCCCGGATGTCGCCACTGGGAGCGGCGACCACCTGGGCCACGGGCTTCGGGCTGGGGCTGTTCCTGCTGCGCCGCAACCGCTAGCGGCGCTGGGCGGCGTGGTAGGGGTTCTTCTCGAGGAACTCGGCGAAGGTGCCGGTGAAGTCGTTGACCGGCTTGCCCTCCTCGAGGCTCCAGATGCGGGTGGCCACCTCGGAGATGAGCTCCTGGTCGTGCGTCACGATGATGGCGGTGCCCTCGTACTTCTGGAGGCCCTCGGCCAGCGCGCTGATGGACTCCAGGTCCAGGTGGTTGGTGGGCTCGTCGAAGACGAGCACGTTGTCCTGGTTGAGCATCAGCTTGCACAGCAGCAGGCGCACCGTCTCACCACCGGAGAGCGTGTCCGTGGGCTTCATGCGCTCCTCGCCGGAGAAGAGCATGCGGCCCATCACCCCGGAGATCTCCTCGTTGGTGAGCTTGGTGTTGATGTCGCGCAGCCACTCGAAGGCGGTGGTGCCCTTGCGGATGGTGCCGTGGTGGTCCTGCGGCAGGTAGGCCATGGAGGCCTGGTGGCCCCAGGTGATCTTCCCCGCGTCCGGCTCGAGCTGCCCGGCGATCATCTTCACCAGCGTGGACTTGCCCACGCCGTTGCGGCCGATGACGCAGATCTTCTCGCCCTTGAGCACCAGCGGGCTGAAGGGCCGGATGACCTGCTGTCCATCGAAGCTCTTGGCGATGCCCTCCACCATGAGCGTCTGCTTGCCGCTGGTCTGCTTCACGTCGAAGCGGATGAAGGGCCGCGCGATGTTCGAGCGCTTGAGATCGTCCGTCTTGAGCTTGTCGATCTGCTTGATGCGGCTCTGCACCTGCGAGGCGCGCGTGCCGGCGTGGAAGCGGGCGACGAAGTCCTGCAGCTGGGCGATCTTCTTCTTCTTCTCGGAGACCTCGGACTCGATGCGGCTGCGCACCTGGGCCTTCTGGCGCACCATGTCATCGTAGCCACCGGTGTACTGGATGATGGTCTCGTAATCGATGTCCGCGATGTGCGTGCAGATGGTGTTGAGGAAGTGCCGGTCGTGGCTGATGGTGATGAGCACGCCCTCGAAGGCCATGAGGAACGTCTCCAGCCAGCGGATGGAGGCGATGTCGAGGTTGTTGGTGGGCTCGTCGAGCAGCAGGCCCTGGGGCTTGCCGAAGAGGGCCTGGGCGAGCAGCACGCGCAGCTTGAGGCCGCCGGTGAGCTGCTTCATGGGGCCCTCGTGGAAGGCCGCGGGGATGCCGAGACCCTCGAGCAGCGAGGCCGCCTCGGACTCGGCGCTGTAGCCGTCCTCCTCGGCGATGACCATCTCCAGCTCACCCAGCCGGTTGCCGTCCTCCTCGGTGATGTCGGACTTGGCGAGGATGACGTCCTTCTCCTTCATGACGTCCCAGAGGGCCTTGTTGCCCATGACGACGACATCGAGGACGCGGTTGTCCTCGTAGCGGAAGTGGTCCTGGCGGAGGATGCCCAGCTTCTTGGGCCGGGAGATGGTGCCCATGTCCGCTTCCTCGTCTCCGGCGAGGATCTTCATGAAGGTGGACTTGCCCGCCCCGTTGGGGCCGGTGAGGCCGTAGCGGCGGCCGGGCGAGAAGGCGACGTTGACCTCCTCGAAGAGCTTCTTGGGCCCGTAGGCCTTGGAGACGTTGACGATCGTGAACATGGGGGGCGCTTTCTAGCGGAAGGGGTAGGCGGCCGGAAGGCGCGCGACAGGTGGATTTCACCGGGACCGACGGTGAGGACCCCTTTTAACCCCAGAGGAGGCGCTTTCTATGCCGCCGAAGTGGTGGGAGAGCCCGCTCCCGGGTAGGCGTCGATGTGGGATACCCACCGGGCCCCTGGATGCCCGCTTGGAGGGCTGGGGGAGGGTGGTGCCCCAACCGGGATGCTCAGTCCCGTGGTTCGGGGGAGATGAGGTCCGTGCCGTTGAAGACCCTTCCGTTCAAGCGGCGCGCCAGTTCCAGCGCTGCTTTCAGGAAGACATCATCGGAGAGAACCTCCGAGGTTCCCACGACACCGACCAACCACTTGGTTCCTCCCACGAAGCGAATCAGTTCCTTCTTGGTGGATTGATCAAGGTCCTCACGTCGCCAGAAGTAACTGCTGGTACCGAGGATGAGCTTGCCGAACGGATCCATCGGTCCGGTGAACACCAGGGAATTGAACTTGAGCGTGCCCTGGGCGCTCGTGAAGCTCGCGGAACTCCACTGCCCAGGTTCGCCCTCCCAATGTAGCAACCACCCGGGGAGGACATCTCGCACGGACTGGATGGCCTGATGGTCAATGACCGGACTGTAGATGGTGCAACGCACGTCTGGTCCTCTCTTTACTTGGGACGCCCACCGGAGGCTTCCCGGCCTCCAGAATGGCCCGTCCTAGCGGTCTTTCGGGGGACGTGTCCGGCTGGCTGCCCGGTGGACCCCGTGCGCCTGGGGCCTGGGTTCGTGGGATGATGGAGTCATGGCGAGGCCATTGATCACCACCATCGGGTACTGCACCAGCACCACGGCCCGCATCTGCGTCACCGCGAAGGATGGGCTCTCTTACGCCCGGCTCGTCTTCCGCTCGGGAGACGGCTCGTTCCAATCGCGTGAGGCGCGGCTCTCCCAGCCCACGGGCTCCACGTTCCTCCATGGCACGTTCGACCTCGACGGCCTCGCCGAGTCCTCCACGGTCGAGTACGCGGTGGCTGTCTCGGCCACGCCGGAGGGACTGCCCTCCCTGTCCCAGCTCTCCCAATCTGGCGGGCTCGGCCGCTTCCGGCTGCTGCCTCCCCCCGGCCAGCCCCTGCGCATCGGCCTGGTGAGCTGCAACGGCGGCTACGTGGTGAGCGATCACGTCCGTCGTCATGCCATGTGGAAGCGGCTGGGCGAGGTGGTCGCGGCGGGGGAGGTGGACCTGCTGTTGCACATAGGCGATCAGATCTACGCGGACCACATCCGCGAGGCCTGGCAGCGCAATGACCTGGACGACCACCTGTCGCCGGAGAACGAGGAGTTGATGCGGCGGCTCCGGGAGTCCTTCCGCGTCCTCTATTGCGACACGTGGCAGCGGCCCGAGCTCGCCGCGGTGCTCGGCTCGGTGCCCTCGATGATGATGTGGGACGACCACGACATCTTCGACGGGTGGGGCTCGCATGACGAGGTGACACCGGCGGATCGCGCCTTCTTCGAGGCCGCGCGGACGACGTTCGCGGAGTTCCAGGCGCGGCTGAACCCGCCAGCGTTCAGCGAGCACTCGTATGCCTTCGGGTGGGTGAGCAACGGCCTGGGGTTCCTGGTGCTCGACGCGCGTACGCACCGGAGCTGGAAGGACCAGACGATCATCGGCCGGAGGCAGTGGGCCGAGGTGGATGCGTGGCTGGAGGCGCAGGTGCCCGCCGGGCTCAAGCGGCTCTTCGTCGTCACGGGAGTGCCCCCGCTGCACGCGAAGGTGGCGGCGGCCAGCAAGCTGCTGGAGAAGCTCGGCTTCGACTCGTTCCTGGGCGATGTGCGGGACTCGTGGATGGCGCCCAACAACACCGAGGAGCTGCGCAAGCTGCTCAACCGGCTCTTCGAGTTCCGCAAGCGCTCGCCCGGCACGGAGGTGACGTCACTGAGCGGGGATGTCCACGTG
This is a stretch of genomic DNA from Archangium violaceum. It encodes these proteins:
- a CDS encoding YihY/virulence factor BrkB family protein, yielding MVLPGKGIRWKEFFTDLKNEYQNDKVSNVAGAVTFFGVLALFPFILFLVALASVIIDPAQAEVLIKELGRVAPEAVTQILGQRLHDLAASNSVGLLSVGALGAVWAASGGVVALMDALNTVYDVKESRPFWKVRGIAILVALGGAALSILASLAMVGTPAVAKWLGEPLGTVVTWLRLPVAGLLMMLVWALIYYVLPDVKQTFKFISPGSVVGVIIWLLASWGFSVYVRNFGSYDANYGALGGVIVMLLWMWISSQVILLGAEINSVLEHRSPEGKAPGEKRPGEHGGPRSMTKSEKKDRERKEIEERLRPPPPRRPEPARMSPLGAATTWATGFGLGLFLLRRNR
- a CDS encoding ABC-F family ATP-binding cassette domain-containing protein, with amino-acid sequence MFTIVNVSKAYGPKKLFEEVNVAFSPGRRYGLTGPNGAGKSTFMKILAGDEEADMGTISRPKKLGILRQDHFRYEDNRVLDVVVMGNKALWDVMKEKDVILAKSDITEEDGNRLGELEMVIAEEDGYSAESEAASLLEGLGIPAAFHEGPMKQLTGGLKLRVLLAQALFGKPQGLLLDEPTNNLDIASIRWLETFLMAFEGVLITISHDRHFLNTICTHIADIDYETIIQYTGGYDDMVRQKAQVRSRIESEVSEKKKKIAQLQDFVARFHAGTRASQVQSRIKQIDKLKTDDLKRSNIARPFIRFDVKQTSGKQTLMVEGIAKSFDGQQVIRPFSPLVLKGEKICVIGRNGVGKSTLVKMIAGQLEPDAGKITWGHQASMAYLPQDHHGTIRKGTTAFEWLRDINTKLTNEEISGVMGRMLFSGEERMKPTDTLSGGETVRLLLCKLMLNQDNVLVFDEPTNHLDLESISALAEGLQKYEGTAIIVTHDQELISEVATRIWSLEEGKPVNDFTGTFAEFLEKNPYHAAQRR
- a CDS encoding alkaline phosphatase D family protein, which produces MARPLITTIGYCTSTTARICVTAKDGLSYARLVFRSGDGSFQSREARLSQPTGSTFLHGTFDLDGLAESSTVEYAVAVSATPEGLPSLSQLSQSGGLGRFRLLPPPGQPLRIGLVSCNGGYVVSDHVRRHAMWKRLGEVVAAGEVDLLLHIGDQIYADHIREAWQRNDLDDHLSPENEELMRRLRESFRVLYCDTWQRPELAAVLGSVPSMMMWDDHDIFDGWGSHDEVTPADRAFFEAARTTFAEFQARLNPPAFSEHSYAFGWVSNGLGFLVLDARTHRSWKDQTIIGRRQWAEVDAWLEAQVPAGLKRLFVVTGVPPLHAKVAAASKLLEKLGFDSFLGDVRDSWMAPNNTEELRKLLNRLFEFRKRSPGTEVTSLSGDVHVGTTARLRSRVPFHKRSESDLPEITQVVSSGIGSMPPDGLIRKVVELGLGSEAVDMYQDLFSGRLLELPGNPDGRVLFRRNFAVLDLGASGKAGWDPDQNLRVRYYAEGLERPIEQTLLAL